From Armatimonadota bacterium, the proteins below share one genomic window:
- a CDS encoding glycosyltransferase family 2 protein yields the protein MVDIVVVNWNTREKLRACLASLQVQSMLPSRVIVVDNASTDGSAEMVRTEFPGVELLAQEVNLGYAKGNNLGLKSAKSEYILLLNPDTELPDDNLAAATACLASHRDCGAMSVKFIGPDGEVQRSVRGFPTILGVLGMLTGLDRRFPSGPLGSYSLPGFDYARSQLAPQPMGTYLLFRRSVLGKFCDPESPFDEDFPIYFNEVDLLYRMQLAGFHCWYESNLSIFHHHGASTKQARKSMIWESHLSLIRYFDKHATGIRRLALPAIAAASVAGAIVRSRGFSRGFAP from the coding sequence ATGGTCGATATCGTGGTGGTCAACTGGAACACCAGGGAGAAGCTGAGAGCGTGTTTGGCCTCGTTGCAGGTTCAATCAATGCTCCCAAGCCGGGTGATCGTCGTCGACAACGCCTCGACCGACGGTTCGGCCGAAATGGTCCGAACCGAATTCCCGGGGGTCGAGTTGCTTGCCCAGGAGGTCAACCTGGGTTATGCCAAGGGCAATAATCTTGGCCTCAAATCGGCAAAATCCGAGTACATCCTGCTCCTCAACCCCGATACAGAGTTGCCAGATGACAATCTGGCCGCGGCCACCGCTTGCTTGGCCAGCCACCGGGATTGCGGGGCAATGAGCGTCAAATTCATTGGACCAGATGGTGAAGTTCAACGGTCTGTCCGCGGATTCCCAACGATTTTGGGGGTTTTGGGCATGCTGACCGGATTGGATCGGCGGTTTCCATCCGGACCGTTGGGTTCCTATTCGTTGCCGGGGTTCGATTATGCGCGGAGCCAATTAGCCCCTCAACCCATGGGGACTTACCTTTTGTTCCGGCGGTCCGTTTTGGGCAAGTTTTGCGACCCAGAGTCGCCATTTGATGAAGATTTCCCGATTTACTTTAACGAAGTGGACCTGCTTTACCGCATGCAGTTGGCCGGATTCCACTGTTGGTATGAAAGCAATCTTTCCATCTTCCACCATCACGGGGCAAGCACCAAGCAGGCTCGAAAAAGTATGATCTGGGAATCCCACCTGAGCCTGATCCGTTACTTTGACAAGCATGCCACCGGAATCCGACGACTCGCCCTTCCCGCCATCGCCGCGGCAAGCGTGGCCGGGGCAATCGTCCGATCCCGCGGGTTCAGCCGGGGATTTGCCCCTTAG
- a CDS encoding C40 family peptidase: protein MKKLITVAIATFTLAMAAFAATHTVGKGENDYTIAKKYGITVEQLHKLNPEVNWNRLQVGQKVTVSKAAAAKPAPKSTPKPKAQVVGMKVSGKTAKVAKSDVILRNGPGTDFNRIARLNKGQTAEVLEFKDNWYKIRFESGTTGWIRRDMVSVTDSAPVATAKPAALPNTPDSNARPTITNVEPAKPAEEPAKPAATPLKVEITGDDVNVRKDCSTSAPKIVTVDKGRVADVLLQKNGWYKVKFAHGTIGWVHGDFVRPTSPTATDPVPKPKAAPAASGSAAALISTAKDQMGVPYSWGGTSRGGFDCSGFVQYVFAKHGVNLPRTSISQSQTGQKVAREDLQPGDLIFFITRGSRVSHVGIYIGNGQFIHASSGGGQVRIDNLSKDYYNKRYAGARRVGKFDSGVLDTARKELGQKAIPEYEGPNPDLP, encoded by the coding sequence ATGAAGAAGCTGATCACGGTCGCCATCGCTACCTTTACGTTGGCCATGGCAGCCTTTGCGGCAACCCACACGGTTGGCAAAGGGGAAAACGATTACACGATCGCAAAGAAATACGGGATCACCGTGGAGCAACTCCACAAACTGAACCCCGAAGTCAACTGGAACCGGCTACAAGTCGGCCAAAAAGTCACGGTCTCCAAGGCTGCAGCCGCTAAGCCGGCGCCCAAATCCACGCCAAAACCCAAGGCCCAGGTGGTTGGGATGAAAGTCAGCGGCAAAACGGCCAAGGTCGCCAAATCGGACGTGATCTTGCGTAATGGGCCGGGAACAGATTTCAACCGCATCGCCCGGCTGAACAAGGGGCAAACCGCCGAGGTTCTCGAGTTCAAAGACAACTGGTACAAAATCCGGTTTGAATCGGGGACGACCGGCTGGATCCGACGCGACATGGTTTCCGTCACGGATTCTGCCCCGGTTGCCACGGCAAAGCCGGCCGCCTTGCCCAACACACCCGATTCAAACGCGCGTCCCACCATCACCAACGTGGAACCCGCAAAACCCGCCGAAGAACCTGCCAAGCCCGCCGCCACGCCGCTCAAAGTAGAAATCACCGGCGACGACGTCAATGTTCGCAAGGATTGCTCGACAAGCGCTCCCAAAATCGTGACCGTGGATAAGGGTCGGGTAGCCGACGTCCTCCTGCAAAAGAACGGTTGGTACAAAGTCAAGTTCGCCCATGGGACGATTGGTTGGGTTCACGGGGATTTTGTCCGCCCCACCAGCCCCACCGCCACCGACCCGGTTCCCAAACCCAAGGCTGCCCCGGCCGCTTCTGGTAGTGCTGCTGCCCTCATCTCCACGGCCAAGGATCAAATGGGCGTGCCTTACAGCTGGGGAGGGACCAGCCGCGGAGGTTTTGACTGCTCCGGATTTGTGCAGTATGTCTTTGCCAAACATGGGGTCAACTTGCCCCGCACCTCGATTTCGCAATCCCAAACCGGCCAAAAGGTCGCCCGCGAAGACCTGCAACCCGGAGACCTCATTTTCTTCATCACCCGGGGAAGCCGTGTGAGCCATGTGGGGATCTACATTGGCAACGGCCAGTTCATCCACGCGAGCAGCGGCGGCGGGCAAGTGCGGATCGACAATCTGAGCAAGGATTACTACAACAAGCGCTACGCCGGTGCCCGCCGGGTCGGCAAGTTTGATAGCGGCGTGCTGGACACGGCTAGAAAGGAACTTGGCCAAAAGGCGATCCCCGAATACGAAGGGCCCAACCCCGACCTCCCATAA
- a CDS encoding glycosyltransferase family 2 protein codes for MPLSITICSWNTIDDTRACLQSLRESGTEAEFEVIVVDNNSEDGSPEMIATEFPEFTLLAQSRNLGFTGGHNLALKHASGEHKALLNSDTVVHPGAVGTILEFMATHPEAGVVGPKLLNPDGTLQYSCRRFPNPVAAAFRNTLLGKLFPNNRYTKDYLMQDWGHSEPREVDWVSGAALFIRGDCLQAIGPLDDSLFMFCEDVDWCKRAWNAGFKVMYCPQAVITHAIGRSTDKAPNRMIARFHRSMFRYYKKHNVREAPAVARPFLLAFAACALSARASIFLVKNKVDVLRRKIRR; via the coding sequence TTGCCCCTTAGCATCACGATTTGCAGTTGGAACACGATTGACGACACCCGCGCATGCCTCCAAAGTCTGCGGGAATCAGGGACGGAGGCAGAATTCGAGGTGATCGTGGTGGACAACAATTCCGAAGATGGTTCGCCCGAGATGATTGCGACAGAATTCCCTGAATTCACCCTTCTCGCTCAATCGCGGAACTTGGGGTTCACCGGCGGGCACAATTTGGCGCTAAAGCATGCCAGTGGCGAACACAAAGCCCTCTTAAACTCCGACACGGTTGTCCACCCGGGGGCGGTGGGGACAATTTTGGAATTCATGGCCACGCACCCAGAAGCTGGGGTCGTCGGCCCAAAACTGCTGAACCCCGACGGCACCCTCCAATATTCGTGCCGCCGATTCCCAAACCCAGTAGCGGCGGCATTCCGGAACACCCTTCTAGGCAAGTTATTCCCCAACAACCGGTACACAAAGGATTACCTGATGCAAGATTGGGGTCATTCAGAACCCCGCGAAGTGGATTGGGTCAGCGGAGCTGCCCTTTTCATCCGAGGCGATTGCTTGCAAGCGATCGGCCCCTTGGACGATTCTCTTTTCATGTTTTGCGAAGACGTGGATTGGTGCAAGCGGGCCTGGAATGCGGGGTTCAAGGTGATGTATTGCCCGCAGGCCGTGATCACGCATGCGATTGGCAGGAGCACGGATAAAGCCCCAAACCGCATGATCGCCCGGTTCCACCGTTCGATGTTCCGTTACTACAAAAAGCACAATGTCCGCGAGGCACCCGCCGTTGCCAGGCCCTTTTTGTTGGCATTTGCCGCTTGCGCGCTTTCTGCGCGCGCCTCGATATTTTTGGTGAAGAATAAGGTCGATGTTTTGAGGAGGAAGATTCGGCGATGA